The Acropora muricata isolate sample 2 unplaced genomic scaffold, ASM3666990v1 scaffold_756, whole genome shotgun sequence DNA window aacaataagaaaGAGAAGCTATTTAATAATTTGATCTAAAAAAATACATACACGTCACTTTTACTGGAAAGTTCTGCAATATCGCCAAAGAGAACCTCAGgcgctgtccacttcactggtACGCAGCCCTGGGAAAACAGACGACAGGGAAAGGAAAGCTCAGGCGTAGCCACAGTTAACTGGTTGAAGTGCAACCAACTGACAATGttactcacctttttggcattgccATGTCCATATTTGAAATTATGGTAATATAAGCCAAAATCCGCCACTTTGCACACACAGTTTCTATCGAGGAGGACGTTTCGTGCGGCCAAATCACGATGGATAATCTAAGAAAATCAAGAGAGTAATTTTCGTTTTGGTCAAGACCAAGGTCAACTCTCATAGCTAGCGAGAGCCTTGATCTCTCCTCCGGATACAGGAAATATCACTAAGCGACATATTTTGAGTGATACACGAAGGAATGCTGATAGATTAATTATCTGATTTCAAGGGAAACTTGTTTGACAAACGTCACAGTGTTTTATTAGTCGCCTCAACTCAAATATCACCTCTTCCAATCGAAAGTTTTCTCCAGAAATGCGGATACTTAAGTGAAAACATGTCCTGATATTCATCACGAAGTGCCCTGTTGTACTCGAGCATCTAGATTATCTTCCTAACCAAAAGATTAGGTTTAACTGTAGGGTTACAGTCAGGTTGTGGTTAGTTTTTTTTGGCGACATTTTGTGACAAGGTTGGTTCCTAAGTTGAAGGGAAGAGGATACGGCATTAAGACCATCGTAATTGCCTAAATTTACTATACATTTCAAAGATGCAAGCAAAAACGTCACTCAGACTTCCATTAAGCTCTACTCCTGAGTAAGCACAAACACCACCCACCCCCCAACCCCTTACAAATGCACAAAACAAGTGCCTATGATAACCCTCTAGTCATAAATGTCAGTTGCCATTTCTGGATGTTTTTCCATATTTGTATACTTCTCATTTCAAACATTACTGAGCAGACGCGTGGAGAACCAGGGCCGCGTTATACTTTGTTAATTTCACGTATCGATGAATTTTACTATTTACACAACAGTTAGATGAATTTACTTTGGTCTCAAGTCACATACCCCTCTGGATGCTAAGAACACCATCCCTGTAGCAATCTGGTTTGAAAACGAAATCAGTTCATATGTTTTCAGGTTCGCGACCTCTCCTTCCCCGCGGTAATATTTGTCCACaattccacggctcttcctCAGAAAGCCAAGAAGATCTCCACATGGTAGGTACTCCATGATCAGAATTGGATGTACTGTGTGGGTGAGATGGTTGTCAAAAGTGTATTGCCTGTTagcttttttgtgttttttttttcctcttaagcAGAGTATTAAAATTAGTTTGAGCCATAGTGTATGTGCTGCTTTTTCAAGGATTTGGTAAGCCTCAAGAAATATCCAGTATAAAATTGGAAGACCCCAATTAAGTGCTAAATCACACCTGGGGATATCCATGATCACTTGAACCCCCGTCCCTCACCCCTCCTCCGACTCATGTCGCAGTGATTTTATTTGGAAACCATTTCACATAACGGGTCACTAGGATTGGatttaaacaaatattttgatACAATAACGcgatgttaaaaaaaatgtcactgtCTGAGGTTTCTTGGTATGTGGACATCACTATCGTGAAGATCAGGCCTAATAGGGGAAGGCAGACCACATTATCTTCTCTTCTTTCCCTCTAAAGAAAATCCTGCTACTCAGGTTTGGGGTCATTGCAGTGTAGCCGAATTGATTCACACTAGAAGTAACGTGAAGTTTCTCAAAAGCCTGTCACTAATTCATCAGATTACTGCAGCGATCTGTTCATTGTGTCCGTCAAAGAAGGTCGATAACAGCTGCTACTGGAAGATCATCTGAGAATGTAGCTACAGCTTCGAGCTATTCTATCCATTTTTAATTAATACATTATTTTTTACCAATCCCCCATCAATGAAGTCAGCATAAATAGTGACAATTGTTatccaaaaaaattaaacatggaCGTGGCTGTCAAGACGTTTTGCGAAATCCACAGAATCGTtaatttcaaaatggtttcttaTCACAAAATTTATTTAAAGAATTCCTTAAAACTATGCTAGtattaatttttgcttaaacaaacaaacaaatagcaaaaaaaaagtaataataatagatcTCGAATAACAGGCATGTTAGGATGCAAAGAATAGCCTTCTTACTCTGCGTAGTTACACAGCCGATAAATTTCACAACATTTTCCGGAGAACAGTCCCCAAGTTCTTTTCCCAGcccaatttctttcattataGACTTTCGTCCTTCCTCTCCAGAAGTGGCTGTAACAATAACACAAAAGCAGTAACaataatgacgatgataacGATGACAGTTATTTTGATGATTATGACGATTTAATCTTAAAAAGGAAATAGTTATTTGGGGAAAATTGCTTCATTGTTGAACTTCAGGATCGTAAATAGGAGAACTTTACAATGGGCCTTTTTGACCCTCGAATTAATTCTTTCAGTGTCTATTCATTTACGTTAGAGTTATCTGCAACTACTCTCTTTGGTTCTTCGCAAACCAGAGTATGTACTAGCAGTAGCCGATCAGATGGGCTCCTGGGACTAGTCAGCACTCAACACTATTTGTTCGTATCCACGAAATTGCAGGAAGAATATTGCAAATATTTTTCTGAGTTTGAGCAAAAACATCGTGCGATAAAGACTTCGCGATAAAAGTTTAATGAGGACCATCAATTATTCAGTATTCAATGAAACAAGCTTGATTCTGTAGTTAGATAGTGTCATTATGTGAATTTCTCGATTTGCTGAGAGGTTAGCTGATTATGTTAAGTTGTATTTGCGGTTATGATCTCTTTCAAAGGTATTGATTTGGCATTTAGTTATTTCTggcatttatatatattttttatttagcTGCGATTTCGTTTTGCTCAAGTTTCAATTTGCGACATATAGTGATTCGTGACCTTTTTTTGGCTTGAAATGCCTCAAGATCCTTTACATAGATTTTTCCGCCTTCAACTTCAATTCGATCTTTGGCACGATTTGTTACGTCTTGACAGTAACCAACCTTACAATCAGTACACGTTCATTTTCCAGCTGATCGAAATTCTCAGAACAGTATATAAAGGGATACCGAATGAATgataattcaaagaaaaataaatggcGGCTGTAACGAACTTGTACATGAATTAAATTGGATTGATAAGGTACTAACGTGAAAAGCACTTTGCTGCAACAAACTGTATGCCTGGTTGTCCATTTTCATTACTCAAAACTGCGCGCCAAACAGTtccaaatgatcccgaaccaaTGACTTCTTCAAGAGTTATACGTTGACGTGATATCTCCCATTTATCCGCGTCGGCATTTAACGTTCCCATCTCCAGATCCTCTTCAACATGTGTTGATCTAAAACATGTTTGAAAATTAAACCGCCGAAAGTAATTGTATCCTCTAAGCTTGTGTTTGAGACGCAAATTTTAGCTAACGTCAGTTTCATTTTGCCTAAATGGGATTGATCAGAACagatatattaaaaaaaaaaaagagagaatgTTATCCCAATGATTCATGACGCTCAATGATATCAGAAAGTCGGTAAACAGCGTGATGTAAGTAATGATCTGATAAAAATATAGTTCCTCATGGGTCAGTCATGATCATTACCCGCGACCAAGGGTCCCTTAAAGTTCATCTCCTCGCTCTGGAATCATAGAATCCTCGTTGTTCCTAGTAACGTACGTTTTTGGAACATTGAATGCTGGTTCTGGTGTCTAACTTAACCAAGTTCTTTGGTACACTTCCTCATCATCCCACAACAATTGGTACCACCTGGAGAGTTCTTGGTTCCATATCCAACTTTGTCATTCTCTTTTTCGCCAATTGTCTTATCTCCAGGTACAGTGACACCGAAAAATTGTTAGTTTTAttgctattatcattattgttaatattattatttctgttatcatattattattaaaattctATGAAATGTGACTAATAATTATATAAGATCACTCTTTTCTTATTTATGAATTCTGACTAACCTCTCTCTGCCTGCCCATCCGTCGTAACAAAATCgcacaggtaaaaaaaaaaaaaacatttggtTAATGCTCATGAAGAACTTATCTTTGGCTTGTCTGTTACGTCTCAGGGGCCTTGGTGGTTCCAAAAACAAGATATCCTtctcaagtttatttttttatgtcacTAACTTAGCAACTGTTACAATTCAGTAaagttaattgttaattactgTGACTATAATAACCCGTTATTTCAAAACCGAGTTGTTCACAAATTTGACCAATTCCATTTCCAACCAACGTGGCCGACTGACAGAAATTTAGTGTCCAATGAGGATGGCCGTTTAGAGATTTTGTCACATGGCTACAAGTCTAGGTACCTAGGTGCCTTTCAAAATAGGTACTGTGACTAAAATAAAGTTGTTCGGTTTCTTATAACCACTATAGTATATGTTTGGCGTTTTTCAGTGACTACTTAAGCTAAGAATACAAACGCATTTATCGGAAGTTGAATATGTACCAGCAATTCGTCTTTTTCGAAGGTACAAGACAATGAATGCTAATACTGCTACAACAAGCAATGGGCCAACAATGAAATACCACTGTACAGTTGTCttggctgaaaaaaacaaaacaaaaaaggtaCATAGTTACTATAGGTGAACTAAAAATGAATGACCCAAAGCAAAACAAGTCTGTTTTCTGTTGAAGTTTTATTATACTCAAGACTTTCTTcaactaaaaacaacaactctattTAAAAAGGCTTGAGCGATTATTCATGCTACATGATACATGTTGGTTCCTTCTTTGTCATAAAAAACCCCTTCTCAGTcctttcattttctcttgacaATTCTCatctttgtttaaaaattgttcaCTGTGAGAATCAAGACAGCCAACTTTTTGACAACAGAACTAATCTCACGCACACAGGCTATGTGAATTAACAGCGTTTTTGCAATATGGTGTAAAACTTACAAATAATGTTATTACGATTGTTTTCTAATTGTTGGTATTAACTGTTCAGTTAACTAGTTGAGGGGAActatatttgcaatgtttttttgGGGAGAGAACGACTTTCTTTCTTGGCTTGGTTGTTTAATTAACGTTCCTATCTAACTTCAAAAATATCATCAAAAACGCAAATAAGCATGATCGTTAATTTTTCACGAAGAAgactaggagcatgcaactcccatactaagcctatgtcaagGCAATTTTACagactggtctatttttagtacaccttttctgtTATACAGTGGAACCACGCTTTACGATCACCCCGTTAATGCGACCACCTCGTTATTACGACCACCTTTTTTTTGTCCCGGCGAAACGCCCTTACCTTCCCTGATACGAAAAACCCGTTAATGCGACCACCCCGTTAATAAGACCAACGATCACACTCTGAAATCCCAACCTGTATAATCCTCTATAATTTTGCCCCGTTATTACATCCACGCAAACCAAATGCAGCTGTAATATGTCCTGTTACTTATCACTCATAACATCAAATAGCAAATTACAATAACCTAATACAACAGTAAAACATTAACATCGCCGTGGTCTTACATCCGCCTAGCTAAATTGCAAAGCAATTTAGTCAGTCATTTAACttgtttttatttaaacattgtaattGTCATGTATATCTGTCAAGATGCCACTTGTTATAGAATTCTCGTGAAATATGACCCTACCCCGTTAATACGACCAAATTTTCATGGCCCGTTGGTGGTCGTATTAACGGGGTTCCATTGTAAAacaaaggcagttccggtccagtgacgcagtggcgtcaattagtttcttgtgattggtcatggtactcccatgggagtctaattccgaggagattctgtctaaaaataaatcggtctatgaaaacgccgttaaaggaatatagtggagttgcatgctgctactcataggctcctgacggGCATAATTCTAGTTGCTACAAGAGTCTGGCTAACGAAAACTCTCAGGACTGCCTAATGAATAAAAAAGGATCTGAGAATTCAAGTACTTGAACTTAAGGCATTTGTGAGTAAAATTGTTCGACCGCTGAATCGGAGCTAAATCTCACATTGACTTCATCCTTCATACCTGTGACTCTGATATCAACAGAAGACGATGCAGAGCCTGCCTTGTTGACAGCCTTGCAGGAATATTTACCACTGTCAGAAGTCAGGACCTTTTCAATAACAAGAGTGCTGTCGCTACCAATCTGTTGAATGTTGGCTCTTGCAATCACAGAAACATTATCTTTTCTCCATTGTATTTCCTTAGTTGCTTGATTAGCTTGGCAAGTCAGTGTAAGTTGTTCACCTTCTATTAGTGAGGGAGGTGGTTTTGGAGACATAGTGACAGTTGGTTTTTCTGAAGATAAAATGCAGTCGAGAGAAAGGATATCATGAGTTATAAATAGCGCATGTGGATATGAATATAAATACTTGCGCTTTACCAGTTAACTACAATTACAAAAAGTTCCTTATGGGGCAATAAAATTATCAGTTTGATTTGTCCCTAGTAATATTGCTGTTGTTTAGTGAATTGATTTTTCCATGGCTTTTAAGAAATGGGAAACAGTGATTAAACAATGTAAGAAGGTAATATCAGTGATTGAGCAATTAAACAACAAGGAGATCACTTTTTGCACAGTTTGAAGTAGTAGCACAGTTGAGAAGTTGAacttgattggttgatttgaatCCTAAGTGAAGTTGATAAATATTCGACATGCAAAGACCAGTGATGAGGTGGCTGATCACTTAATGATGGAATCAAAACGTACCTAAGACGTGAAGAGTGGAGTTTGAAAACGCGTCACCAGCCTCGTTGTTTGCCTTACACGTGTACCATCCTTCCATGCGTTTTGATGTCTTTGACAATGTCAGAGAGGAGACGCCAGGCAAATTCCTGATTGTAGCTTTAGGGGAAAGCTCTCCATTCTTAAATGTCCATGATATTGCTGGAAGGGGGACGCCGTTGGCAATGCAGGTCAATACAGTTGGTCCTTCCTCGATAACAGTAAGGTTACTTGGATAGACACGAACCACAGGAAAGGctaattcaaaaatgaaaacaatatatatatattgcagatatcaatatatatatatatatatatatatattgatatatatataatatatatatatatatatatcagcactgcactgatgaggcccagaaggtcgtgtgatatatatatatatatatatatatatatatatatatatatatatatatatatataagtagacaggaaatcgaattgtctgcatagagtgctcgatatcgttagatagagcaggaataagtgaatgatttggttggaaagttaaaacatgactagatgttgcatctcgacaacgcagTTTCGTGAGTtacctcactcatcaggagtttaatactaggtgtatatacaacaatcgtcactttaaatatccttgaaatttacataaaggctccccaggggttgctcaattactacgctgtagtgattttttcctatgtctacaaccggaaacaagttcatttcttttgtttagtgtgcagcggtgcggttcacggattataataaacttctcgagtaagcacaagttgcaacgtttgcttgcactgttatacggtttggcgcgtgctataatttgccatgtaattacgtaattgatgttattgtccttcaatgaccagacgtatttactgagttccgttgagtttctagatgttatgtgaatcgtcattctggtcgatccagtgtcatctagttggagaaaaacactagcccgggagtaccacgtagaaaaaattcccactgactatccagatcggccgtgtagccagcatggttgctctgatagtgtagtggtgatcacacccaaccggtaatcaggaggacgtgggttcaaatcccgctcagggcacaaaaagtttttcctccaatgaaaatgtcattcagagggttgtccgtccttggtcacctctaaactctctctctctctctatatatatatgtatatatgaaggttcgccttcatctcagcatcagcactgcactgatgaggcccagaaggccgaaacagtaccgtctgcagttagttatatagttagttattaatatatatatacctatatGTAATACACAAGTACAAATTCGCTTCTTGAAACGCGTCATTTTTACTGATATGTCTTAattgtaagaattgaaagtttgaggttTGGAGCTGaatcaagttaaaaaaaaaatgaaatgtgtGTCAAATCAAGTGAAGTTCATGAACTATTGCGGTAGCtagtaaatgaaagtgagttttaCTTGATtgaagctgaacatcaacagcaaGGAAAAATTTTCTCGGGGCTACGAGAAAAAGCTTTTTCATCACGATGATAGCACCGGTCCTTGTCATTCTGAAACGCACACTACAATTAAGAAGTGAATTCCATTTGCTGGTTTAGAGGGAAATTGTTTTGCCACTTTTCTGTGTTTGCTGATgcgttcattgaccatatttgcCAGTGCAGGCATATGACCTGATAACGTGTGTCTGGCGAGTCACTGAAAATGATGGAAATCTGATGTATTagcaattaaaaataattcatgaaggAAAATAGCTCCACTTCAACAATAAGATACAGATTTTTTAGTAATTGTAAAATGGCAAACTATCTTAAAGAGAGGCCCCTAGAACCTGGTCCTCGCAACTTTGCCAACCGGATGATTAAGGAGCAGCAGCGCACCAATGACTATGACTTTGAATATTGTAACTGAGAAGCCTCCGGTCCTCACCGGGGAAACTCTGGACGTTCTAAACTCAAGCGTAGAGAAGAAGGTACAACAACCACCCCAGTTTTCATAGGAATGAAAGGGTGACTTCCTTAATCAATTGCAAaagaaacacaagaacaatCAAACTACTCAACATAATATTAGCCATTTAGTGATCATCACAATATACTTCTGAAGTTAATAGTGCTTTCCGAGCATCAGCTCAGCAGATATAACAATTGCACCTTTAATGAACTCAGTCTAAAGTGGTTACTTGCGTTCTAACTGGACACTTGAATTAACCTAAGAGTAGCTATATACCATCAAAATAGAGTTTCTTAAATTGTAAGACAATGACCTTTAATTAGTAAAGTGATTCTTGTGTTCCCATTCATGTATTCATGGCATCattatttcataaaaaaaaaaaaacttaaaattcgATAAAAAACGCATAGAAGCAGCATTGAGAAAGAAGATTCTGAAAGTTTCGGTGGGAGCATCCAGTAAGCTtaggttttttttctgttatcttTGACGTCAATCCAACCAGATGAGTTGATTTTTCCTGGCCTATTTTCAGCAATGCATCCATATTGGCTAGCATACTTTAGAGTAACATTGTTGATGGCTTAAGTATCGTTATTAGCAAAATAAGTTCCTTTCCTAGTCCATGTCACGCTTCTTTTTTCGGGATTGCCACGTTCAGCTTATGTTATTCTTGATAAATATTGCAACTACACTGACAGACTCATCCTTGAGATAGGGATTCAGTTTCGGTAGAACTAAACGAGAAAAAGAAGTACTTAATCACACAGCGTGTGTCAGTCAACAACAACTTAACTCTTAAGGTATTCTTAGAGTATCCTGGTGTCATGCCTTAGCAAACGATGAGTATATGGTAACAATCCTTCAAATGTTAGCTGTGTGGTGATTTGCAATAAGCGTAAATTTAAACTAAAATGGTTAACTGACCTAAAGCAGTCATCACGTCTCATATAACACGTAACAGTTTATACACAATGATGAGCAATACACACTAAGAATAAGCtgcaaaaaaacatcaaagattTGCGACCTCTTATTATGACTTGGATAGACCTCTTAATTATTCAATATTTCATCACTCTCATaggagtttgtttttttttgtcagaaatTGCTTTCGTAGCATTTTCCTCTTTACTACTTTTAGTCTGTCGTCCAAAAATACATAACTAGTGTGCCATATACTTCCGGTCACATGACTTTGGCGTTTCATTGTTGTTGAGAGCGGCCGTGTTTGTATATGCTGTGCTCTGTTAGTCAACATGATATGGTGGCAGCGGTAAAAGAGTGAAAATGGAACAATTCAAGCCCCTAGATCCATTGAGATTAGAGGGAAATACTAGTGAAAATTGGAAGCGTTGGAAGCAGCGTTTTTAAGGCTACCGAAGCTGATTGAAGGGATGAAGAAATTCAAGTTGCTATTCTGCTCCATTGTATTGGGGAGGACGATCTTGAAGAGTTTAACATCTTTGGATTTGATGGAGAGGGGGGTAAGAAAAAGATTGATTCGGTGCTGTCGAAATTTGATGATTACTGTAGTCCTCGGAAGAATAATTTGTTCCAACGGTTTAAGTTTTGGAATTGGAGTCAACAGGAGGAAGAAAGTGTAAATCAATTCGTCACAGAGCT harbors:
- the LOC136908208 gene encoding tyrosine kinase receptor Cad96Ca-like: MGTLNADADKWEISRQRITLEEVIGSGSFGTVWRAVLSNENGQPGIQFVAAKCFSPTSGEEGRKSIMKEIGLGKELGDCSPENVVKFIGCVTTQIHPILIMEYLPCGDLLGFLRKSRGIVDKYYRGEGEVANLKTYELISFSNQIATGMVFLASRGIIHRDLAARNVLLDRNCVCKVADFGLYYHNFKYGHGNAKKGCVPVKWTAPEVLFGDIAELSSKSDVWSYGVVLYEIFTIGGIPYPGWSEARTIAELHKGYRMPKPPHIDSSLYQVMSTCWQGDPVSRPEFLHLRNTWLEFIEKELYLGLMDQSKYDGKKYADVEDIVAAAEPHKEINVQVSSNEESTS